In the Kitasatospora terrestris genome, one interval contains:
- a CDS encoding helix-turn-helix domain-containing protein — protein MDTTVSHTADPTPPALADPTDYLTVPQVAFALRLSQETVWRMARSGTLAAYRVGNGRGQVRISRDAFRAYLTATGLPAGLSAVAASAPSSSRERAPWTKPRR, from the coding sequence ATGGACACCACCGTCTCGCACACCGCCGACCCGACCCCGCCCGCGCTCGCGGACCCGACCGACTACCTGACGGTGCCCCAGGTCGCGTTCGCCCTGCGACTGTCGCAGGAGACCGTCTGGCGTATGGCCCGCAGCGGCACCCTGGCCGCCTACCGGGTCGGCAACGGCCGGGGCCAGGTCCGTATCTCCCGCGACGCGTTCCGCGCCTACCTGACCGCCACCGGGCTGCCCGCCGGCCTGTCCGCCGTCGCCGCCTCCGCCCCCTCCAGCAGCCGCGAGCGCGCCCCCTGGACCAAGCCGCGCCGCTGA
- a CDS encoding GntR family transcriptional regulator, whose product MYQQISEALRQQIADGTLPAGAQLPTEADLTERYGVGRGTVRQALGDLVNAGLVVPQRPRGYFVRERRPMVFRPQAEFRKRPFSAEMDAFVLEHSADGREPRQLIEVAIVEPAPDIAKRLQLEPGQLAAVRRRIRWLDGEPFNLNDSYFPLDIVRESEIMRPEDITRGANEVLAELGYRQVTALDEVYVRMPTPDEVHRLELGPGTPVGYHVCTGYTAEGKPVRVAVTVLPGDRHVISYERRWEPQDGAE is encoded by the coding sequence ATGTACCAGCAGATCTCTGAAGCTCTGCGGCAGCAGATCGCAGATGGAACGCTCCCGGCCGGTGCGCAGCTGCCAACCGAGGCTGACCTGACGGAGCGGTACGGTGTTGGGCGCGGCACGGTCCGCCAGGCGCTCGGAGATCTGGTCAACGCGGGGCTTGTCGTGCCGCAGCGGCCCCGCGGCTACTTCGTGCGGGAGCGCCGGCCGATGGTGTTCCGGCCCCAGGCTGAGTTCCGAAAGCGGCCGTTCTCGGCCGAGATGGACGCGTTTGTCCTGGAGCACTCGGCTGACGGGCGGGAGCCCCGTCAGCTGATCGAGGTGGCCATCGTGGAGCCCGCCCCGGACATTGCGAAGCGGCTGCAGCTCGAACCGGGTCAGCTGGCTGCAGTGCGGCGCCGGATCCGGTGGCTGGACGGCGAACCATTCAACCTGAACGACAGTTACTTCCCGCTGGACATCGTGCGGGAGTCCGAGATCATGCGCCCCGAGGACATCACGCGTGGTGCCAACGAGGTGTTGGCTGAGCTGGGCTACCGTCAGGTGACGGCCCTTGATGAGGTCTACGTGCGGATGCCCACCCCGGATGAGGTGCACCGCTTGGAGCTGGGACCGGGAACGCCGGTCGGCTACCACGTTTGCACGGGCTATACCGCGGAGGGCAAGCCGGTGCGCGTCGCGGTGACCGTCCTGCCTGGCGATCGCCACGTGATTTCCTATGAGCGCCGCTGGGAGCCCCAGGACGGTGCCGAGTGA
- a CDS encoding GNAT family N-acetyltransferase, whose amino-acid sequence MTALEMRAARPDELGLVEDLLAGASEWLASLGSDQWQFPPRRERLIESMSRGECFLASLDGRVVGTLTVDEQADPEFWQPGDEPETALYVHRMAIARDAAGQALGARMLDWAAGRAAAVGKSRLRLDAWKTNPALHRYYRGQGFNLLRTVDLPHRQSGALFEREVGRQPGLPAGGQVVSRADQR is encoded by the coding sequence GTGACCGCATTGGAGATGCGCGCCGCCCGGCCGGATGAGCTCGGCTTGGTCGAGGACCTGCTGGCGGGCGCTTCGGAATGGCTTGCCTCGCTGGGGAGCGATCAGTGGCAATTCCCGCCCCGCCGTGAGCGGTTGATCGAGTCAATGAGCCGAGGTGAGTGCTTCCTTGCCTCTCTTGACGGTCGGGTCGTCGGCACGTTGACCGTTGACGAGCAGGCTGACCCGGAGTTCTGGCAGCCGGGCGACGAACCCGAAACGGCGCTGTACGTGCACCGGATGGCGATCGCCCGGGATGCGGCGGGACAGGCGCTCGGGGCCCGGATGCTCGACTGGGCGGCCGGCCGCGCGGCGGCTGTGGGCAAGTCGCGGCTCCGGCTCGACGCGTGGAAGACCAACCCCGCGCTTCACCGGTACTACCGGGGACAGGGCTTCAACCTGCTTCGGACTGTTGACCTGCCGCATAGGCAGTCCGGGGCGCTCTTCGAGCGGGAGGTGGGCCGCCAGCCGGGGCTGCCTGCGGGCGGTCAGGTGGTTTCCCGCGCTGACCAGAGATGA
- a CDS encoding STAS-like domain-containing protein yields the protein MPPYIVRSMSGAADTSALISAAQRAKGGGLSLDLSGTHAIYPNGAVPMATALEYFRQEGLRVAASGLNENVRRTNFLNPLPATRRNLDANPLSNVVWKYSSETQANDLCNAFIRMLEENALCEDGVIESLNWCLFEVLDNVFQHSHADCGYAMMQIHRKNRLCTVAVSDYGIGIHKSFIESQVYSAKNAYEAIMLAVQEKVTSKAKNMGNGLYGLMRVVGLNRGSLQIRSGRGWLEFQDGSLKGDCSYSVPLLDLNDHHGTTVDWQLDLSRPVSLVEALNFPEPNLLLERIEDEAGEHRISVAEFEEGLGTRRSAEQVRTKLVNYLNLGAPRLILDFSGVNVVSSSFADEVLGKLALEMGIVAFINRFNLEGMTPTVTAIVNRAISQRIAEGDLGTPGSSARR from the coding sequence ATGCCTCCCTACATCGTCCGGAGCATGTCCGGTGCGGCCGATACGTCAGCGCTCATTAGTGCCGCCCAGAGGGCGAAAGGCGGAGGCCTGTCACTCGACCTTTCTGGCACCCACGCCATCTACCCCAACGGCGCGGTCCCGATGGCGACAGCATTGGAGTACTTTCGTCAAGAAGGGCTCAGGGTTGCCGCATCGGGCCTCAATGAAAATGTCAGGCGAACAAATTTCCTCAACCCCCTCCCCGCCACGCGGAGGAATTTGGACGCCAATCCCCTTAGCAATGTCGTATGGAAGTACAGCAGCGAGACTCAGGCGAATGATCTGTGCAACGCTTTCATTAGGATGCTCGAAGAGAACGCACTGTGCGAAGACGGTGTAATCGAGTCGCTAAATTGGTGCCTATTTGAGGTTCTCGACAATGTATTTCAGCATAGTCATGCAGATTGCGGCTATGCGATGATGCAGATCCATCGAAAGAATAGGCTCTGCACCGTTGCCGTATCAGACTATGGCATCGGAATCCATAAATCATTCATCGAGAGTCAAGTATATTCGGCCAAGAATGCATATGAAGCCATCATGCTGGCCGTGCAAGAGAAAGTCACCAGCAAGGCCAAGAACATGGGCAACGGCCTGTACGGCCTGATGCGAGTCGTCGGGCTGAACCGGGGGAGCCTGCAAATCCGATCAGGGCGAGGATGGCTGGAGTTCCAGGATGGAAGCCTCAAGGGCGACTGCTCCTATTCGGTGCCACTTCTCGATCTCAACGATCACCATGGCACAACAGTGGATTGGCAGCTAGATCTAAGTCGCCCAGTGAGCCTGGTCGAGGCGCTCAACTTCCCAGAGCCAAACCTTCTGCTTGAGCGGATCGAGGACGAGGCCGGGGAGCATAGAATCAGTGTGGCTGAATTTGAAGAAGGACTAGGCACCAGGCGCTCGGCCGAGCAAGTTCGAACGAAGTTGGTAAACTACCTGAATCTAGGCGCGCCGCGCCTAATTCTGGACTTCAGTGGCGTAAATGTCGTTTCCTCAAGCTTTGCCGATGAAGTTCTAGGAAAGTTGGCGCTTGAAATGGGCATCGTGGCATTCATCAACCGGTTTAATCTGGAGGGGATGACGCCGACCGTCACTGCCATTGTGAACCGAGCAATCTCTCAGCGAATCGCTGAGGGGGATCTTGGAACTCCCGGCTCGTCGGCGAGGCGCTAG
- a CDS encoding XRE family transcriptional regulator, with protein MLTSSRLILARKRRRMTLASLAKMSGVSTRSLTAFENGHKNPAPETIESLARALELPVSFFLASDVDEIEVDAISFRAPSKISALDRDSARSAGRIAVEINDWIEHLFSLPKSDVPTLPHLSPEDAAERVRALWGLGEAPIPNMVHLLEAHGVRVFSLASDCSVVDAFSFRWQRTRPFVVLNLEKSGERGRFDAAHELGHLVLHAEHRIPHGPDAEQEAQQFASAFLMPRSGLHAQMLHSADTARILSAKRKWEVAAVALAYRLRDMELISEWGYRTSVKQLSQMGYRSGEPNGIRRESSQLLGKVFSVLRSEKISPLTMARDLNLTVDELNMHVFGLVPLALDGGSEASSSAKPQLRLVQA; from the coding sequence ATGCTGACTTCTTCGCGATTGATCCTTGCGCGGAAGAGGCGGCGCATGACACTTGCCAGCCTTGCCAAGATGTCGGGTGTATCGACCCGCAGCTTGACGGCCTTTGAAAATGGCCACAAGAACCCGGCACCAGAGACAATCGAGTCTCTGGCCCGGGCTCTTGAGCTGCCTGTGTCATTCTTCCTGGCATCCGACGTCGACGAGATTGAAGTCGACGCCATCAGCTTCCGGGCGCCCTCAAAGATAAGCGCACTTGATCGGGACTCTGCGCGGAGCGCCGGCCGGATCGCCGTAGAGATCAACGACTGGATCGAGCATCTCTTCAGTCTTCCGAAGTCCGATGTACCGACGCTCCCTCACCTATCTCCGGAAGATGCTGCCGAGCGAGTTCGGGCGCTATGGGGACTCGGCGAAGCGCCGATTCCTAACATGGTGCATCTTCTCGAAGCTCACGGCGTTAGGGTTTTTTCACTCGCGAGCGACTGCTCCGTCGTAGATGCATTCTCTTTTCGATGGCAGCGAACTCGACCTTTCGTGGTCCTGAACCTCGAAAAGAGTGGCGAGCGAGGCAGGTTTGATGCAGCTCACGAACTTGGACATTTGGTTCTTCATGCAGAGCATAGAATTCCGCACGGCCCGGATGCAGAGCAGGAGGCCCAACAGTTCGCCTCAGCCTTCTTGATGCCTCGATCCGGCCTGCATGCCCAAATGCTTCACAGTGCTGACACGGCAAGAATTCTTAGCGCAAAGCGCAAATGGGAAGTGGCCGCTGTCGCGCTAGCCTACCGCCTCCGAGACATGGAGCTCATCTCCGAGTGGGGGTATCGAACGTCCGTGAAGCAGCTTTCACAGATGGGATACCGCAGCGGGGAGCCAAACGGAATTCGCCGGGAGAGCTCCCAACTACTCGGCAAGGTATTTTCTGTTTTGAGGTCCGAAAAAATCTCACCCTTGACCATGGCGCGCGACTTGAATCTCACCGTCGATGAGCTAAATATGCATGTATTCGGTTTGGTGCCACTAGCTCTCGACGGGGGAAGCGAAGCATCAAGTTCTGCGAAGCCACAGCTGCGCCTGGTCCAAGCTTGA
- a CDS encoding Mrp/NBP35 family ATP-binding protein, whose amino-acid sequence MANETEVAAGVTEESVREALATVHDPEINRPITEIGMVKSVGIADGGAVSVGVYLTVSGCPMRETITQRVTDAVSAVPGVTSVAVELDVMSDEQRRELSTLLRGGAPEREIPFAKPGTLTRVYAVASGKGGVGKSSVTVNLAAAMAADGLKVAVVDADIYGHSVPRMLGVEGRPTQVQDMIMPPSANGVKVISIGMFTPGNAPVVWRGPMLHRALQQFLADVYWGDLDVLLLDLPPGTGDIAISVAQLVPNAEILIVTTPQMAAAEVAERAGTIALQTHQKIVGVIENMSGMPCPHCDEMIDVFGTGGGQTVADALTRSVGATVPVLGSIPIDVRLREGGDDGRPVVLAAPDSPAGAALRAVAGKLGGRQRGLSGLSLGLTPKNKF is encoded by the coding sequence ATGGCCAACGAGACTGAGGTTGCGGCCGGTGTGACGGAGGAATCCGTCCGCGAGGCCCTGGCGACCGTGCACGACCCGGAGATCAACCGCCCGATCACCGAGATCGGCATGGTGAAATCCGTCGGGATCGCCGACGGCGGCGCGGTGAGCGTCGGCGTCTACCTGACCGTCTCCGGCTGCCCGATGCGCGAGACCATCACCCAGCGGGTCACCGACGCGGTGTCCGCCGTCCCCGGCGTGACCTCGGTCGCCGTCGAGCTGGACGTGATGAGCGACGAGCAGCGCCGCGAGCTCTCCACGCTGCTGCGCGGCGGCGCCCCCGAGCGGGAGATCCCGTTCGCCAAGCCCGGCACCCTGACCCGGGTCTACGCGGTCGCCTCCGGCAAGGGCGGCGTCGGCAAGTCCTCGGTGACCGTCAATCTGGCCGCCGCGATGGCCGCCGACGGCCTCAAGGTCGCCGTGGTCGACGCCGACATCTACGGCCACAGCGTGCCCCGCATGCTCGGCGTCGAGGGCCGGCCCACCCAGGTCCAGGACATGATCATGCCGCCGTCCGCGAACGGCGTGAAGGTCATCTCGATCGGCATGTTCACCCCCGGCAACGCGCCCGTCGTCTGGCGCGGCCCGATGCTGCACCGCGCCCTCCAGCAGTTCCTCGCCGACGTCTACTGGGGCGACCTCGACGTCCTGCTGCTCGACCTGCCGCCGGGCACCGGCGACATCGCCATCTCGGTCGCCCAGCTGGTCCCCAACGCCGAGATCCTGATCGTCACCACCCCGCAGATGGCCGCCGCCGAGGTGGCCGAGCGGGCCGGCACGATCGCCCTGCAGACCCACCAGAAGATCGTCGGCGTCATCGAGAACATGTCGGGCATGCCCTGCCCGCACTGCGACGAGATGATCGACGTCTTCGGCACCGGCGGCGGCCAGACCGTCGCCGACGCGCTCACCCGCTCGGTCGGCGCGACCGTCCCGGTGCTCGGCTCGATCCCGATCGACGTCCGCCTGCGCGAGGGCGGCGACGACGGCCGCCCGGTCGTCCTGGCCGCCCCCGACTCCCCGGCCGGCGCCGCCCTGCGCGCCGTCGCCGGCAAGCTCGGCGGCCGCCAGCGCGGCCTCTCCGGCCTGTCCCTGGGCCTCACCCCCAAGAACAAGTTCTGA
- a CDS encoding DUF1003 domain-containing protein: MRELRQLRELRAREGGRDRRPETTTGTGRVRLDQPRTGRPGLITLPTYDPEAFGKLSERIARFLGTGRFIVWMTVVIIAWVVWNTLLPDAVHFDDYPFIFLTLMLSLQASYAAPLILLAQNRQDDRDRVNMEQDRARSDRNIADTEYLTREVAALRQGLGEVATRDFIRSELQQLLKELDGQKESSEAL, from the coding sequence CTGCGGGAGCTGCGCCAGCTGCGCGAGCTGCGCGCCCGCGAGGGCGGCCGGGACCGGCGGCCGGAGACCACGACCGGCACCGGCCGGGTCCGGCTCGACCAGCCGCGCACCGGCCGGCCCGGGCTGATCACCCTGCCGACCTACGACCCGGAGGCGTTCGGCAAGCTCTCCGAGCGGATCGCCCGCTTCCTCGGCACCGGGCGGTTCATCGTCTGGATGACCGTCGTGATCATCGCCTGGGTGGTCTGGAACACCCTGCTGCCCGACGCCGTCCACTTCGACGACTACCCCTTCATCTTCCTCACCCTGATGCTCTCCCTGCAGGCCTCGTACGCCGCGCCGCTGATCCTGCTCGCGCAGAACCGGCAGGACGACCGCGACCGGGTCAACATGGAGCAGGACCGGGCCCGCTCGGACCGCAACATCGCCGACACCGAGTACCTCACCCGCGAGGTCGCCGCGCTCCGGCAGGGCCTCGGCGAGGTCGCCACCCGCGACTTCATTCGCTCCGAACTGCAGCAGTTGCTCAAGGAGCTGGACGGGCAGAAGGAATCCTCCGAAGCGTTGTGA
- a CDS encoding magnesium transporter MgtE N-terminal domain-containing protein yields MAGPGGRVFISHLSGLAVFDPNGDQVGRVRDVVVTLRIGGRPPRVLGLVVEVIGRRRIFLPMTRVTSLESGQVLTTGVVNMRRFEQRASETLVLAELLDRTVTRVKHGDEVTVLDVAMVQARVREWEIDKVFVQVGKVSRLRRAKAETLLLDWSAVTGFSLTEEGQGAANLLATFEQLRAADLANVMHHLSSKRRAEVAAALDDDRLADVLEELPEDDQVEIIGKLKEERAADVLEAMDPDDAADLLSELPEEDAERLLRLMEPEDAAEMRRLLSYAEDTAGGLMTTEPIVLEPDATVAEALARVRISDNKPALAAQVFVCRPPNETPTGKYLGTVHFQRLLREPPYTLVGSLIDDDLDPLPPDTPLPLITSYLATYNMVAAPVVDEGDHLLGAVTVDDVLDHLLPEDWREASLHDLAESEVSGGR; encoded by the coding sequence ATGGCAGGGCCGGGCGGCCGGGTCTTCATCTCGCATCTCTCCGGCCTCGCGGTCTTCGACCCCAACGGCGACCAGGTCGGCCGGGTCCGCGACGTCGTGGTGACGCTGCGGATCGGCGGGCGCCCGCCGCGGGTGCTCGGCCTGGTGGTCGAGGTGATCGGGCGGCGCCGGATCTTCCTCCCGATGACCCGGGTGACCAGCCTGGAGTCCGGCCAGGTGCTCACCACCGGCGTGGTCAACATGCGGCGCTTCGAGCAGCGCGCGTCCGAGACCCTGGTCCTCGCCGAACTGCTGGACCGCACGGTCACCCGGGTGAAGCACGGCGACGAGGTCACCGTGCTGGACGTGGCGATGGTGCAGGCCCGGGTCCGCGAGTGGGAGATCGACAAGGTCTTCGTCCAGGTGGGCAAGGTCAGCCGGCTGCGCCGGGCCAAGGCCGAGACGCTGCTGCTGGACTGGTCCGCCGTCACCGGCTTCTCGCTCACCGAGGAGGGCCAGGGCGCGGCCAACCTGCTCGCCACGTTCGAGCAGCTGCGCGCCGCCGACCTCGCCAACGTGATGCACCACCTCTCGTCCAAGCGCCGCGCCGAGGTCGCCGCCGCCCTCGACGACGACCGGCTCGCCGACGTCCTGGAGGAGCTGCCGGAGGACGACCAGGTCGAGATCATCGGCAAGCTGAAGGAGGAGCGCGCCGCCGACGTCCTGGAGGCGATGGACCCGGACGACGCGGCCGACCTGCTGAGCGAGCTGCCCGAGGAGGACGCCGAGCGGCTGCTGCGCCTGATGGAGCCCGAGGACGCGGCCGAGATGCGCCGGCTGCTGTCCTACGCGGAGGACACCGCCGGCGGCCTGATGACCACCGAGCCGATCGTCCTGGAGCCGGACGCGACGGTGGCCGAGGCCCTGGCCCGGGTGCGGATCTCCGACAACAAGCCGGCCCTCGCCGCCCAGGTGTTCGTCTGCCGGCCGCCGAACGAGACCCCGACCGGCAAGTACCTGGGCACCGTGCACTTCCAGCGGCTGCTGCGCGAGCCCCCGTACACGCTGGTCGGCTCGCTGATCGACGACGACCTGGACCCGCTGCCGCCGGACACCCCGCTGCCGCTGATCACCAGCTACCTGGCCACCTACAACATGGTCGCGGCCCCGGTCGTCGACGAGGGCGACCACCTGCTCGGCGCGGTCACCGTCGACGACGTGCTCGACCACCTGCTGCCCGAGGACTGGCGCGAGGCGTCGCTGCACGACCTGGCGGAGAGCGAGGTGTCCGGTGGACGCTGA
- a CDS encoding DMT family transporter, translated as MPAARPDTALAPAAAAPTDTGAGLPRVDLLLLAVSIAGISLSAPLISATAAPALAIAFWRNLMSVGVLGPYALLRHRAELRGIGRRALLLAMAAGVLLAVHFALWMPSLRMTSVASATALVTTTPLWTILLMRILGVRAPRTVWLGTGVAFAGVLVLTGVDLSLSPRALLGDALALGAGLAAAGYMLLGAEVRRTVSTTAYTLVCYATCAVALLAVCLVAGVDLGGWSGGVWWQIFLLMVAAQLLGHSLSNRVVRTLGPSITSTAILLETPGAALIAALWLGQWPPVAAYPAVGLILLGLVLVARPAKR; from the coding sequence GTGCCCGCCGCCCGGCCCGACACCGCGCTCGCCCCCGCCGCGGCCGCCCCCACCGACACCGGGGCCGGCCTGCCCCGGGTCGACCTGCTGCTGCTCGCCGTCTCGATCGCCGGCATCTCGCTCTCCGCGCCGCTGATCAGCGCCACCGCCGCGCCCGCCCTGGCGATCGCGTTCTGGCGCAACCTGATGTCGGTCGGCGTGCTCGGTCCGTACGCGCTGCTGCGGCACCGGGCGGAGCTGCGCGGGATCGGCCGCCGGGCGCTGCTGCTGGCGATGGCGGCGGGCGTCCTGCTGGCCGTGCACTTCGCGCTGTGGATGCCGAGCCTGCGGATGACCTCGGTGGCCTCGGCGACCGCGCTGGTCACCACCACCCCGCTGTGGACCATCCTGCTGATGCGGATCCTCGGGGTGCGGGCGCCCCGGACGGTGTGGCTGGGCACGGGCGTGGCGTTCGCCGGCGTGCTGGTGCTGACCGGCGTCGACCTGTCGCTGTCGCCGCGCGCCCTGCTCGGCGACGCGCTGGCGCTGGGCGCGGGCCTGGCCGCGGCCGGGTACATGCTGCTGGGCGCGGAGGTCCGCAGGACGGTCTCCACCACCGCGTACACCCTGGTCTGCTACGCCACCTGCGCGGTGGCGCTGCTGGCCGTCTGCCTGGTGGCCGGGGTGGACCTGGGCGGCTGGTCGGGCGGCGTGTGGTGGCAGATCTTCCTGCTGATGGTGGCGGCGCAGCTGCTCGGGCACTCGCTGTCGAACCGCGTGGTCCGCACCCTGGGTCCGTCGATCACCTCGACGGCGATCCTGCTGGAGACCCCGGGTGCGGCACTGATCGCGGCCCTGTGGCTGGGCCAGTGGCCGCCGGTGGCCGCGTACCCGGCGGTCGGCCTGATCCTGCTGGGCCTGGTGCTGGTCGCCCGGCCGGCGAAACGTTAA
- the corA gene encoding magnesium/cobalt transporter CorA produces the protein MSMINNLRAAVRPARRRADDSYDTLRPGHAPSAVVDCAVYQHGKRAGDTCSPREAARRVRAAGGHEDGRSFSWIGLHEPTEAEFEGIAQRFGLHPLAVEDAVHAHQRPKVERYDDVLFAVFKTIRYVEHDQLTPTSEVVETGELMVFAGQDFVITVRHGGHSSLQELRHRLEADADGAGLLQKGPHAVLHAIADHVVDNYLLVADRLQTDVDEIEYDVFANKGGRGTDVGRVYQLKREVLEFKRAVTPLLRPMQQLSEPMQRLVDPDIQKYFRDVADHLARVTEQVHGFDELLNSLLQANLAQVSVGQNEDMRKITAWAAIFAVPTMITGVYGMNFDYMPELHHKYGYPMVLGAVALICVGMYRGFRRNGWL, from the coding sequence ATGTCGATGATCAACAACCTTCGCGCCGCCGTCCGTCCGGCCCGCCGCCGCGCCGACGACTCGTACGACACGCTCCGCCCGGGCCACGCGCCGTCCGCCGTGGTGGACTGCGCGGTGTACCAGCACGGCAAGCGGGCGGGTGACACCTGCAGCCCGCGCGAGGCGGCCCGCCGGGTCCGCGCGGCGGGCGGGCACGAGGACGGCCGCTCGTTCAGCTGGATCGGCCTGCACGAGCCGACCGAGGCCGAGTTCGAGGGCATCGCCCAGCGCTTCGGCCTGCACCCGCTGGCCGTCGAGGACGCGGTGCACGCGCACCAGCGCCCCAAGGTCGAGCGCTACGACGACGTGCTGTTCGCGGTCTTCAAGACCATCCGGTACGTGGAGCACGACCAGCTCACCCCGACCAGCGAGGTGGTGGAGACCGGCGAGCTGATGGTCTTCGCCGGGCAGGACTTCGTGATCACCGTCCGGCACGGCGGCCACTCCTCGCTGCAGGAGCTGCGGCACCGGCTGGAGGCCGACGCCGACGGCGCGGGCCTGCTGCAGAAGGGCCCGCACGCGGTGCTGCACGCCATCGCCGACCACGTGGTGGACAACTACCTGCTGGTCGCCGACCGGCTGCAGACCGACGTGGACGAGATCGAGTACGACGTCTTCGCCAACAAGGGCGGCCGCGGCACCGACGTCGGCCGGGTCTACCAGCTCAAGCGCGAGGTGCTGGAGTTCAAGCGCGCGGTGACCCCGCTGCTGCGGCCGATGCAGCAGCTCTCCGAGCCGATGCAGCGGCTGGTCGACCCGGACATCCAGAAGTACTTCCGGGACGTCGCCGACCACCTGGCCCGGGTCACCGAGCAGGTGCACGGCTTCGACGAGCTGCTCAACTCGCTGCTCCAGGCCAACCTGGCGCAGGTGTCGGTCGGGCAGAACGAGGACATGCGCAAGATCACCGCCTGGGCGGCGATCTTCGCCGTGCCCACCATGATCACCGGTGTCTACGGCATGAACTTCGACTACATGCCGGAGCTGCACCACAAGTACGGCTATCCGATGGTGCTCGGCGCGGTCGCGCTGATCTGTGTCGGCATGTACCGCGGCTTCCGCCGCAACGGCTGGCTTTAA
- a CDS encoding suppressor of fused domain protein, with protein MAHDFPLFGDFSDPDAGSELTRSAVLAAVEARLLATFGEPSGRAAVTFVGADRIEVLRFGPDADGLVRYATLGMAGAPMADPTSAVADPVRGPRAELVLTVRGGRDEVHRALAVFASTPQVEGLVVAPGGSLDLGSPLWTGAPFTSVLAAEPGGLVEDLELADPAEPVRFLPLLPMTPNEAAFKRVQGAAALEERWLKHGTDLRDPQRRGVPLD; from the coding sequence ATGGCGCACGACTTCCCGCTCTTCGGCGACTTCTCCGACCCGGACGCCGGCTCCGAGCTCACCCGCTCCGCCGTGCTCGCCGCCGTCGAGGCCCGGCTGCTCGCCACCTTCGGCGAGCCCAGCGGCCGGGCGGCGGTCACCTTCGTCGGCGCCGACCGGATCGAGGTGCTGCGCTTCGGCCCGGACGCCGACGGGCTGGTCCGCTACGCGACGCTCGGGATGGCCGGCGCACCGATGGCCGACCCCACCTCGGCGGTCGCCGACCCGGTCCGGGGCCCCCGTGCCGAGTTGGTGCTCACCGTCCGCGGGGGGCGCGACGAGGTGCACCGCGCGCTGGCCGTCTTCGCCTCGACCCCGCAGGTCGAGGGCCTGGTGGTGGCCCCCGGCGGCTCGCTCGACCTCGGCTCCCCGCTGTGGACCGGAGCCCCGTTCACCTCGGTCCTGGCGGCCGAACCGGGCGGTCTGGTCGAGGACCTGGAACTCGCCGATCCGGCCGAGCCGGTCCGCTTCCTGCCGCTGCTGCCGATGACCCCCAACGAGGCCGCGTTCAAGCGCGTCCAGGGCGCCGCCGCGCTCGAGGAGCGCTGGCTGAAGCACGGCACCGACCTGCGCGACCCGCAGCGCCGGGGCGTCCCGCTGGACTGA
- a CDS encoding PHP domain-containing protein: MRIDLHAHSNASDGTDSPAELVAAARAAGLDVVALTDHDTVAGYGEATAALAGTGLTLVPGAELSCRAGEISMHLLAYLFDPAEPEFAAERDAVRGDRFRRGRAIVERCRELGAPISWEQVERIAGEGSVGRPHIASALVEAGVVATVSDAFTADWLANGGRADVRKHETDPVTAVRLVRAAGGVPVFAHPGAVKRGQTVSDQVIADLAAAGLAALEVDHMDHDEPTRAHLRGLAGELGLLVTGSSDYHGHRKTVRLGEWTTDPAVYEALVAQASGAKPVTG; the protein is encoded by the coding sequence ATGCGCATCGACCTGCACGCCCACAGCAACGCGTCCGACGGCACCGACTCCCCCGCCGAGCTGGTGGCGGCCGCACGCGCGGCCGGACTGGACGTGGTGGCGCTGACCGACCACGACACGGTGGCCGGGTACGGGGAGGCGACGGCGGCGCTGGCCGGGACGGGACTGACGCTGGTGCCGGGCGCGGAGCTGTCCTGCCGGGCCGGCGAGATCTCGATGCACCTGCTGGCGTACCTGTTCGACCCGGCGGAGCCGGAGTTCGCGGCGGAGCGGGACGCGGTCCGGGGCGACCGCTTCCGGCGCGGCCGGGCGATCGTGGAGCGCTGCCGGGAGCTGGGCGCGCCGATCAGCTGGGAGCAGGTCGAGCGGATCGCGGGCGAAGGCTCGGTGGGCCGGCCGCACATCGCGTCCGCGCTGGTGGAGGCCGGGGTGGTGGCGACCGTGTCGGACGCGTTCACCGCCGACTGGCTGGCCAACGGCGGCCGGGCTGACGTCCGCAAGCACGAGACCGACCCGGTGACGGCGGTCCGGCTGGTGCGGGCGGCGGGCGGGGTGCCGGTGTTCGCGCACCCGGGTGCGGTGAAGCGCGGGCAGACCGTCTCGGACCAGGTGATCGCGGACCTGGCGGCGGCCGGGCTGGCCGCGCTGGAGGTCGACCACATGGACCACGACGAGCCGACCCGGGCCCACCTGCGAGGGCTGGCAGGCGAGTTGGGACTGCTGGTGACCGGTTCGAGCGACTACCACGGGCACCGCAAGACGGTCCGGCTGGGCGAGTGGACCACGGACCCGGCGGTGTACGAGGCGCTGGTGGCGCAGGCGAGCGGGGCGAAGCCGGTCACCGGCTGA